The proteins below are encoded in one region of Hordeum vulgare subsp. vulgare chromosome 3H, MorexV3_pseudomolecules_assembly, whole genome shotgun sequence:
- the LOC123442493 gene encoding uncharacterized protein LOC123442493, giving the protein MATAAGGESMMTREQLLHLFSRFSFLTALPEFKDRIADAVSEKQEAVAVTTEVQEEILREMGIDPSFGIACLGKVNVVYENDMDLMIKFYQFVAKEEMAIDEAELEPLEFAEKMHTQQELQQQQLEMLVQIRKYSPESQSDILETLRKQLEHADFDPSASVLTPEQIKGIVQK; this is encoded by the exons ATGGcgacggcggccggcggcgagagCATGATGACGAGGGAGCAGCTGCTCCACCTCTTCTCCCGCTTCTCCTTCCTCACCGCGCTCCCAG AGTTCAAGGACCGAATCGCCGACGCCGTCAGCGAAAAGCAG GAAGCTGTGGCAGTGACCACCGAGGTACAGGAGGAGATTCTTCGCGAGATGGGGATCG ATCCAAGTTTTGGTATTGCTTGCCTGGGAAAGGTGAACGTCGTGTATGAGAATGACATGGACTTGATGATTAAGTTCTACCAATTTGTTGCCAA AGAAGAGATGGCTATTGATGAGGCCGAGCTTGAGCCTCTAGAATTTGCCGAGAAAATGCACACTCAACAGGAATTACAACAACAG CAACTGGAGATGTTAGTACAAATTAGAAAATACAGTCCCGAGAGCCAATCTGACATACTTGAGACT TTGCGCAAGCAGTTGGAGCATGCTGATTTCGATCCTAGTGCATCGGTCTTGACTCCGGAGCAGATCAAAGGAATTGTTCAGAAATAG